The Spirochaetota bacterium genome contains the following window.
TGGCCTCGACATCAAGCTTGAGGAACTCCGAATAGGTGCGCAAAAAGCCGATGAGGTAGGTTTCACTGGGAAACTTGTCGAATTTTTCCTCCTCAAGGGCCTGGAGATATACCGGGCTGATATTGGTCTCCTTGACCACGTCCTTGATGGATATTTTTCTGGCTTCCCGCGCCTGACGTAATGTTTCGCCGATGCTTTCCAAGATCTACTCCTCTGCTATCATTGGATTTTTTATTACACGGGCCCGCGAGGGCACGTCAAACTTGAACAGGCCATTGGGCAAGCTGACGTTCGTTTTCAGGTCGGAAAACGCTATATCGACCTTCTTTCCCGTGGATGTTTCACCCTGGGCCCTTATGATAAAATACCGCTCAGTGACCCATAATTTCATCTTTCTGAAACCGCTCCGGCTCTCCTTCTGCTTCAGGATGAGGGTATACCGCTTGGTGCCGTCATCCTGCGTCTCGGGCTGATCCTTGGAGGCGAAACGGTAGTGATATTTCGAAAAAAGCCAGCTCAGGCCGCTCTTTGAACCGGATGTAAAAATACCGGTGTCCGAATTCAGGTCCTGTTCCGCCACCACGTTCATGGAAGGGATATAAATC
Protein-coding sequences here:
- a CDS encoding outer membrane lipoprotein carrier protein LolA, which encodes MKLSGRLAFFFFFIVLLACPATDLFAFKFDFTTVSDIVDNIKKNFGKMDSYQANFTIVSDKGGRTNHQAGTIKYKAHNKLCIEFSQPIGQKIVSNGKTMWIYIPSMNVVAEQDLNSDTGIFTSGSKSGLSWLFSKYHYRFASKDQPETQDDGTKRYTLILKQKESRSGFRKMKLWVTERYFIIRAQGETSTGKKVDIAFSDLKTNVSLPNGLFKFDVPSRARVIKNPMIAEE